From the genome of Streptococcus lutetiensis, one region includes:
- a CDS encoding energy-coupling factor transporter transmembrane component T family protein — MANHFIGYQSGRGFLYQLSGASKLIFFILVSVACMTTYDTRLIAVVGLSSLILFKMADIRWKQISFVIKFIGFFALLNVLMVYVFEPSYGEHIYGAKTVLWQGYGRFYLTSQELFYLFNLALKYFCTVPLAVLFLMTTHPSQFASSLNQIGVPYKVAYAVSLTLRYIPDVQEEFYMIRMSQEARGLELTQQEKLMKRVKGNLQIIIPLIFSSLKRIDMVSTAMELRRFGKNKKRTWYTYKNFTVADILTITVSVILVLITVLLFEWNHGRFYNPWQ, encoded by the coding sequence GTGGCTAATCATTTTATTGGTTATCAAAGTGGGCGAGGTTTTTTGTATCAATTATCTGGTGCCAGCAAATTAATCTTCTTTATTTTGGTTTCTGTGGCTTGTATGACAACCTATGATACACGATTGATTGCTGTTGTTGGTTTGTCATCGCTTATCTTGTTTAAGATGGCAGATATTCGTTGGAAACAAATTTCGTTTGTTATCAAGTTTATTGGCTTTTTTGCGCTTTTAAATGTTTTGATGGTTTATGTGTTTGAACCAAGTTATGGTGAGCACATTTACGGTGCTAAAACGGTTTTGTGGCAAGGTTATGGTCGCTTTTATCTGACAAGCCAAGAATTATTTTATTTGTTTAATTTAGCTTTGAAATATTTCTGTACAGTACCTTTAGCTGTGCTATTTCTCATGACAACGCACCCTAGTCAATTTGCTTCAAGTCTTAATCAAATTGGTGTGCCTTACAAGGTTGCTTATGCGGTAAGTTTGACATTGCGCTATATTCCAGATGTTCAGGAAGAATTTTACATGATTCGAATGTCACAAGAAGCGCGTGGTCTTGAATTAACCCAACAAGAAAAGTTGATGAAGCGTGTTAAAGGTAATCTTCAGATTATCATTCCGTTGATTTTTAGTTCTTTAAAGCGAATTGATATGGTCTCAACGGCGATGGAATTACGACGTTTTGGGAAAAATAAAAAGCGTACTTGGTACACTTATAAAAATTTCACAGTGGCAGATATTTTGACAATCACTGTATCTGTTATACTTGTTCTTATCACAGTTTTACTATTTGAATGGAATCATGGACGTTTTTACAATCCATGGCAATAA